In Aurantimicrobium minutum, the following proteins share a genomic window:
- a CDS encoding phosphoglyceromutase, translated as MTHTLILLRHGNSDWNQKNLFTGWVDVRLSEQGVGEAKRAGELLAESGVLPDVLYTSVLSRAIQTANLALDTADRLWIPVKRSWRLNERHYGALQGKDKAQTLAEYGPEQFQTWRRSFDVPPPPIADDNKYSQVNDPRYVGIDGEIPATECLKDVIERMLPYWESDITKDLAAGKTVLVTAHGNSLRALVKHLDGISDEDIAELNIPTGIPLVYKLDENFRPLGPAEYLDPEAAAAGAAAVAAQGNKK; from the coding sequence ATGACGCACACTTTGATTTTGCTTAGACACGGAAACAGTGACTGGAACCAGAAGAACCTCTTCACCGGCTGGGTAGATGTTCGCCTCAGCGAACAGGGCGTTGGCGAAGCCAAGCGCGCGGGTGAACTTCTTGCAGAATCAGGTGTCCTTCCTGACGTTCTTTACACCTCTGTTCTCAGCCGTGCTATCCAGACCGCAAACCTTGCACTGGACACCGCTGACCGTCTCTGGATTCCAGTCAAGCGCAGCTGGCGCCTCAACGAGCGTCACTACGGTGCACTACAGGGTAAGGACAAGGCACAGACTCTTGCAGAGTACGGTCCTGAGCAATTCCAGACCTGGCGCCGCTCCTTTGATGTCCCCCCACCACCCATCGCGGATGACAATAAGTACTCTCAGGTCAACGATCCACGCTATGTCGGCATTGATGGAGAGATTCCTGCAACTGAGTGCCTCAAAGACGTGATTGAGCGCATGCTTCCCTACTGGGAGTCCGACATCACCAAGGACCTCGCCGCAGGCAAGACCGTTCTTGTCACTGCACACGGTAACTCTCTGCGTGCCCTCGTGAAGCACCTTGATGGCATCTCCGATGAGGACATCGCAGAACTCAACATTCCTACCGGTATTCCTCTGGTGTACAAGCTGGACGAGAACTTCCGTCCACTTGGCCCAGCAGAGTATCTCGACCCAGAAGCTGCCGCAGCAGGTGCTGCTGCCGTTGCTGCACAGGGAAACAAAAAGTAG
- a CDS encoding DNA-directed RNA polymerase subunit beta, whose translation MSAPYRKPALFAGHEFSAFQGGDDPAEVSAIAHDTARALLSRVQEGASADVVQRVVTFADENGIDTLAELWSRSSAHSLPGALWRMYLIRDLIRAQAPQMSVLFSEGLEQLSTADVVVAGAPTPAGPDEMVTLADTILHGAFTGDFSGALDRAAAFCRIVSAGCTATANLSDLTHPERAGTLTQQAARLTQTAHELAVCARLWRDHALD comes from the coding sequence ATGTCTGCGCCCTATCGAAAACCAGCATTGTTTGCTGGCCATGAGTTCAGCGCATTTCAGGGCGGGGATGATCCAGCCGAAGTTTCGGCCATTGCTCATGACACAGCGCGGGCATTGTTATCTCGTGTGCAGGAGGGCGCCTCGGCAGACGTGGTGCAGCGGGTTGTCACTTTCGCCGATGAGAACGGCATCGATACTCTGGCGGAACTGTGGTCCCGCTCAAGCGCACACTCCTTACCCGGTGCACTGTGGCGGATGTACTTAATTAGAGACCTCATTCGTGCCCAGGCACCCCAGATGAGTGTGCTCTTTAGTGAAGGTCTTGAACAGCTCAGCACAGCCGATGTTGTTGTTGCCGGTGCCCCTACCCCAGCAGGTCCTGATGAGATGGTGACGTTAGCCGACACGATTTTGCACGGAGCATTCACCGGAGATTTCAGTGGAGCACTCGATCGTGCAGCAGCGTTTTGTCGAATCGTTTCAGCCGGCTGTACCGCAACTGCCAACCTTTCCGATCTGACTCATCCTGAGCGCGCTGGGACACTCACTCAACAAGCTGCACGATTGACACAAACTGCCCATGAATTGGCTGTGTGTGCCCGGTTGTGGCGTGACCACGCTCTGGACTAA
- a CDS encoding phage holin, translating to MEKLKSIFTQEVRAYIYRVLIAVGALLAAYGYLTQEQLAQIVGLVTVVLNVMPAANTSTKL from the coding sequence ATGGAAAAGCTCAAGTCAATTTTCACGCAGGAAGTGCGTGCCTATATTTACCGAGTGCTGATTGCAGTCGGTGCTCTCCTGGCAGCCTATGGCTACCTGACTCAGGAACAGCTCGCTCAAATTGTTGGTTTGGTCACTGTAGTGCTCAACGTGATGCCTGCAGCTAACACTTCTACAAAGCTATGA
- a CDS encoding RNA degradosome polyphosphate kinase: MAPHEIDSDSVDVDNDFDEFVAVATGSLPSDRFLDRELSWLAFNQRVLELAEDANLPLLERANFLAIFASNLDEFFMVRVAGLKRRIMTGLAVPTNIGRAPADVLADISARAHELQLRHAAVYQDSVKPALSEAGIQIVTWDSLDAADHDILHDYFTDQIFPVLMPLAVDPAHPFPYISGLSLNLAIRVRNSKTGTEEFARLKVPQMLPRFVRVDSREAVTNVRYIALEDLIANQLQDLFPGMEILEHHTFRVTRNEDVQIDEDETEDLIQVLEKGLLKRRFGPPIRLEVAEQMDPTTLDLLIRELDITEQEVYRLPEPLNLGGLFEIAGIKRPELHYAPHVPTTAAGLTAADANEPRSIFSSIRRGDVLLHHPYESFSTSVQSFLEQAAADPNVLAIKQTLYRTSGDSPIVQALINAAEAGKQVLALVEIKARFDEQANISWARKLEKAGVHVVYGLVGLKTHCKLALVIRQEKGELKHYSHIGTGNYNPKTSRLYEDFGLLTADPVVGKDLTRLFNELSGYAIEKKFKRLLVAPLHLRKGLLKLINAETKNAQAGLPARIRIKINSMVDEKIIDALYLASQAGVKVDVWVRGICSLKAGVPGLSENIRVRSILGRYLEHSRVFMFENNGDPQVYIGSADMMHRNLDRRVEALVRLSTPEHITELSELFDLALDDTTSSWWLESDGSWKRHVADAAGNTLVDLQDLLMKQISKRRRPGGHR, encoded by the coding sequence ATGGCCCCGCACGAAATCGATTCGGACTCTGTCGACGTTGACAACGACTTCGACGAGTTCGTTGCTGTCGCAACCGGATCGTTGCCTTCTGATCGCTTCCTCGATCGGGAACTGAGTTGGCTTGCGTTCAATCAGCGAGTATTAGAACTAGCCGAGGATGCCAACCTTCCCCTGCTCGAGCGGGCAAACTTCTTGGCCATCTTTGCCAGCAACCTTGATGAGTTCTTTATGGTGCGCGTGGCAGGTCTCAAGCGCCGCATCATGACCGGCCTGGCAGTGCCCACCAACATTGGTCGGGCTCCAGCTGATGTGTTGGCAGATATCTCTGCCCGAGCCCACGAACTTCAGCTGCGTCATGCTGCGGTGTATCAAGACAGCGTCAAGCCTGCACTCTCTGAGGCGGGCATTCAGATCGTGACCTGGGATTCACTCGACGCTGCCGATCACGACATCTTGCACGACTACTTCACCGACCAGATCTTCCCCGTGTTGATGCCACTGGCAGTGGACCCCGCACACCCCTTCCCCTATATCTCTGGTTTGTCGTTGAACCTGGCTATTCGTGTGCGCAACAGCAAGACCGGAACCGAAGAGTTTGCACGTTTGAAAGTTCCCCAGATGTTGCCCCGCTTTGTTCGTGTGGACAGCCGTGAAGCTGTCACTAACGTGCGCTACATCGCTTTGGAAGATCTCATTGCAAACCAATTGCAAGACCTCTTCCCGGGCATGGAGATCTTGGAGCACCACACCTTCCGTGTGACGCGCAACGAGGATGTCCAAATCGATGAGGACGAAACCGAAGACCTCATCCAGGTTTTGGAAAAGGGTCTGCTCAAGCGCCGCTTTGGTCCCCCCATTCGTCTTGAAGTAGCTGAGCAGATGGACCCCACCACCTTGGATCTGCTCATCCGTGAACTCGATATCACCGAGCAAGAGGTCTATCGCCTGCCAGAACCACTGAACCTGGGCGGTCTGTTTGAAATTGCGGGAATCAAACGTCCCGAACTGCACTACGCACCCCACGTTCCCACCACAGCTGCTGGGCTCACCGCTGCAGACGCGAATGAGCCACGGAGTATTTTCTCCTCGATTCGCCGAGGGGATGTGCTGTTGCACCACCCCTACGAATCGTTCTCAACCAGCGTGCAGTCATTCTTGGAGCAAGCGGCTGCTGACCCCAACGTCTTGGCTATTAAGCAGACGCTCTATCGCACCAGTGGTGACAGCCCTATCGTGCAGGCACTTATTAATGCCGCCGAGGCCGGCAAGCAGGTTCTCGCCCTGGTAGAAATCAAGGCCCGCTTTGATGAGCAGGCCAACATCAGCTGGGCGCGCAAGCTAGAAAAAGCCGGCGTACACGTTGTCTATGGTTTGGTGGGACTGAAGACCCACTGCAAGCTTGCTTTGGTGATTCGCCAAGAAAAGGGTGAGCTCAAGCACTACAGCCACATTGGTACTGGAAACTACAACCCCAAGACCTCCAGGCTTTATGAAGACTTTGGTCTGCTCACCGCAGATCCTGTTGTGGGTAAAGACCTCACCCGTTTGTTCAACGAGCTCTCGGGTTATGCCATTGAAAAGAAGTTCAAGCGCCTGTTGGTTGCTCCCCTGCACCTGCGCAAGGGTCTGCTCAAACTCATCAACGCCGAAACCAAGAATGCCCAGGCAGGTTTACCTGCCCGCATTCGCATCAAGATCAACTCGATGGTGGATGAGAAAATCATTGACGCTCTCTACCTCGCCAGCCAAGCAGGCGTGAAAGTGGATGTGTGGGTGCGCGGTATTTGCTCCCTCAAGGCAGGGGTTCCTGGCCTGAGCGAGAACATTCGTGTGCGCTCTATTCTGGGTCGCTATCTCGAGCACTCTCGTGTGTTCATGTTTGAGAACAACGGTGACCCCCAGGTTTACATCGGTAGTGCCGACATGATGCACCGCAACCTCGACCGTCGCGTTGAAGCGTTGGTTCGTCTGTCTACTCCAGAACACATCACTGAACTTTCTGAGCTGTTTGACCTTGCCCTCGATGACACAACAAGCTCATGGTGGCTAGAGTCAGATGGTTCCTGGAAACGTCACGTTGCCGACGCGGCTGGAAACACCTTGGTGGATCTGCAAGATCTGCTCATGAAACAAATTAGTAAGCGTCGTCGCCCCGGAGGACATAGATGA
- a CDS encoding DUF5993 family protein, which translates to MDTIVFALILASALLIIFVKKRWVVVLGFAVAFIATAFLFSHHVTSTLDLSF; encoded by the coding sequence ATGGACACAATCGTCTTCGCCCTCATTCTGGCATCAGCACTTCTCATCATTTTTGTCAAAAAGCGTTGGGTCGTTGTTCTCGGCTTTGCAGTGGCATTTATTGCCACAGCATTCCTGTTTTCACACCACGTCACCAGCACCCTTGATTTGAGCTTCTAA
- a CDS encoding disulfide bond formation protein B has translation MSEIHVSALQTETGNTTVVVGDTRVVVPPPTKPHHILLGKLGFWAQIGFMLAYIGVLSGAMFYFQFGLGEFPCPLCITQRMGMMLSSLGALYVVVNSLRGTLSPSGFMTGLGFAILGALLGATMSIRQILLHIMPGDPGYGGAVLGLHLYTWALISFVVVLVFAGVLLTFGTEFLPVRPSSSFGRVVAWVVIGIFLFTIVANLIAVFALEGFNWYLPDDPTSYELFNQLGWSK, from the coding sequence ATGAGTGAGATTCACGTCTCTGCCTTGCAGACCGAAACCGGCAACACCACTGTTGTGGTTGGTGACACCCGCGTTGTTGTTCCCCCACCCACCAAGCCTCACCACATCCTCTTAGGCAAGCTGGGCTTCTGGGCACAGATCGGATTCATGCTTGCCTACATCGGAGTTCTCTCCGGTGCAATGTTCTACTTCCAATTCGGCTTGGGCGAATTCCCCTGCCCACTGTGTATCACCCAGCGCATGGGCATGATGCTCTCTTCACTGGGTGCGCTCTATGTCGTGGTGAACTCACTGCGAGGAACGCTCTCACCCTCTGGCTTCATGACTGGTTTGGGCTTTGCCATCTTGGGTGCACTCCTGGGTGCCACGATGTCGATTCGCCAAATCTTGCTGCACATCATGCCCGGTGACCCCGGCTACGGCGGAGCCGTGCTGGGTCTTCACCTCTACACTTGGGCACTGATCAGCTTCGTTGTGGTGTTGGTCTTCGCTGGTGTCCTGCTCACCTTCGGAACTGAATTCCTGCCTGTTCGCCCCAGCTCGAGCTTTGGTCGTGTGGTGGCATGGGTAGTAATCGGGATCTTCCTGTTCACCATCGTGGCCAACCTGATTGCGGTCTTCGCTCTTGAAGGCTTCAACTGGTACCTGCCAGATGACCCCACCAGCTATGAACTGTTCAACCAGCTGGGCTGGAGTAAATAG
- a CDS encoding HIRAN domain-containing protein has protein sequence MAVLVIPLKDTEWISGVGETYRLANWKKLIGNIKPGVEYKQKLMVHLVPEPTNKYDKTAVALHVNSIHVGYLPSDLAAKHFNKISAVYKRKDSLVAYGSIWAVKRGSDLNVNVSVNLPESIDLASLTNLEDAPSQPTRSSASEVSNIIELPSSQKETKAPTTTLREKIAADKKASALFLVLIILFKVFVTLFVAAAAQGISGTPVAALIVFVAGFVWIVFGKKIKAARDARKK, from the coding sequence ATGGCTGTTTTAGTCATTCCACTGAAAGATACTGAGTGGATTTCTGGGGTAGGTGAGACATACAGACTTGCCAACTGGAAGAAGCTAATTGGCAATATAAAGCCAGGGGTTGAGTATAAGCAGAAGCTAATGGTTCATCTCGTTCCAGAACCAACAAACAAATATGACAAAACTGCAGTAGCTCTCCACGTAAACAGTATTCATGTCGGATATTTGCCAAGTGATCTAGCTGCAAAACACTTCAACAAAATAAGCGCCGTCTACAAGCGGAAAGATTCCCTTGTTGCATATGGTTCAATATGGGCAGTGAAAAGAGGTAGCGACCTGAACGTCAACGTGTCAGTTAACCTGCCCGAGTCAATCGACCTAGCATCATTGACAAACCTAGAAGATGCCCCAAGCCAGCCGACTCGCTCTTCAGCCTCCGAGGTTTCTAACATTATTGAGCTGCCTTCTTCGCAAAAAGAAACTAAAGCTCCTACAACTACACTTCGTGAAAAAATTGCAGCAGATAAGAAAGCATCAGCTCTATTCCTGGTATTAATTATCCTTTTCAAGGTATTTGTTACCCTCTTTGTTGCAGCTGCAGCCCAGGGGATTTCTGGTACACCAGTTGCAGCACTAATTGTGTTTGTTGCCGGATTTGTCTGGATTGTCTTTGGCAAGAAAATCAAAGCAGCTCGAGACGCTAGGAAGAAGTAA
- a CDS encoding ribonucleotide-diphosphate reductase subunit beta has protein sequence MSTEKSSDFVGEYVIPVDPMDAFQCESCQ, from the coding sequence ATGAGCACAGAGAAAAGCTCTGACTTCGTTGGTGAATACGTCATCCCCGTAGATCCGATGGATGCGTTCCAGTGTGAGTCCTGCCAGTAG
- a CDS encoding class I SAM-dependent methyltransferase: protein MPVGNITRGTTNANRLRRVDRWISTWPALRSTSDPLVVDLGYGASAATTTELASRLAKVRPDVEVLGLEIDPERVTIAREELATWHATGLVPNEVASSISFARGGFEVPVAGNRKPVIIRAFNVLRQYDESEVQSAWDLMLSRLQPGGVLVEGTCDEIGRISSWIAVTESGPQTLSIALKLDAIEMPSIVAERLPKSLIHHNVPGERIHDFLSAVDKFWLTHSALSSFGATQRWIATAQSMKDAGWPITGGKTRWRLGELTVAYDAVRAG from the coding sequence ATGCCCGTGGGAAACATCACGCGTGGGACAACCAACGCCAATCGCCTGCGCCGCGTCGACAGGTGGATTTCCACCTGGCCCGCGCTGCGCAGCACGAGCGACCCCCTCGTGGTTGACCTAGGTTATGGCGCCAGTGCGGCAACAACCACTGAATTGGCCAGCAGGCTCGCGAAAGTTCGCCCGGATGTGGAAGTACTCGGACTAGAAATTGACCCTGAACGTGTCACAATCGCGCGCGAGGAACTTGCCACATGGCACGCCACTGGTCTTGTTCCCAATGAGGTTGCTTCCTCCATTTCGTTCGCCCGCGGAGGTTTCGAAGTTCCTGTTGCCGGCAATAGAAAGCCGGTGATTATTCGAGCGTTTAATGTGTTGCGTCAATATGACGAGTCCGAGGTGCAGTCGGCCTGGGATCTCATGCTCTCCCGGCTGCAACCTGGCGGAGTCCTGGTGGAGGGCACCTGTGATGAGATTGGTCGCATCTCCAGTTGGATCGCTGTGACAGAGTCTGGACCACAAACCTTGAGCATTGCACTCAAACTGGATGCCATCGAAATGCCCTCGATCGTGGCGGAGCGTTTACCTAAATCTCTCATTCACCACAATGTTCCCGGGGAGCGCATCCACGACTTTCTGTCCGCCGTGGATAAGTTCTGGCTTACCCACTCCGCACTGAGTAGTTTTGGGGCCACGCAACGCTGGATTGCCACAGCACAGAGCATGAAAGATGCCGGTTGGCCGATCACTGGCGGCAAGACAAGGTGGCGTTTAGGTGAGTTGACGGTCGCCTATGACGCGGTGAGAGCAGGTTAG
- a CDS encoding winged helix-turn-helix transcriptional regulator, producing the protein MASILILTARSSVEVLPALGLLSHTVKTIPAEPAQLVSAPHCDVVMVDARADLANAKSLCKILTATGLSSPLLLIITEGGLAAVTADWGITDVVLDTAGPAEVDARIRLALGRAEQESPSEARISASGIVIDEASYSVKVHDKPLDLTYKEFELLRFLATHPSRVFTREQLLSEVWGYDYFGGTRTVDVHVRRLRAKLGDMEQVIGTVRNVGYRFNVADESHDRSSVTS; encoded by the coding sequence ATGGCAAGCATCCTGATTCTCACTGCGCGCTCCAGCGTGGAAGTTCTTCCCGCTTTGGGTTTGCTATCCCACACGGTTAAAACCATTCCTGCGGAGCCTGCTCAACTTGTCTCAGCACCGCACTGCGATGTGGTTATGGTTGATGCCCGTGCTGATCTGGCCAATGCTAAGAGTCTGTGCAAGATTCTTACCGCCACCGGTTTGAGCTCTCCGCTGCTTCTGATCATCACCGAGGGTGGTCTGGCTGCAGTCACTGCAGACTGGGGCATTACTGATGTTGTTCTCGACACGGCAGGTCCTGCTGAAGTTGATGCTCGTATTCGTTTAGCTCTTGGTCGCGCTGAGCAGGAATCTCCCTCAGAAGCTCGTATTTCTGCCTCCGGCATCGTCATTGATGAAGCCTCTTACTCGGTCAAGGTTCACGACAAGCCGTTGGATCTGACCTATAAAGAGTTTGAACTTCTGCGCTTTTTGGCAACCCATCCCTCACGAGTGTTCACCCGGGAACAGTTGCTCAGTGAAGTGTGGGGATATGACTATTTCGGTGGTACCCGAACAGTGGACGTACACGTGCGTCGTCTGCGCGCCAAGCTGGGCGATATGGAGCAGGTTATTGGCACGGTGCGTAACGTGGGCTACCGCTTCAATGTGGCTGATGAGAGTCACGATCGCTCTTCGGTAACCTCCTAG
- a CDS encoding CHAP domain-containing protein — MSIEEFFSIPSGTNVFNNGADQCVALANLYEAGALQYPLPSGIQSAFQWWTEFSAKPPLVEFFIQVSENPKRGDIFVGRYGPYQAENGHIGVVERDWDGSTFGTMETGYWSEGKSYVKRLNRTMDYVLGFLRPKVNIFPTDEEEQNMIVIARTNAEGNMYVYNLGTDVVTHIPDDYRLGVLRKSGMHQWDFAQEAEFKSFREWYKDTFSNRSSSMSGIDTAAFSKAIAKAVNDEIAKRMSS; from the coding sequence ATGAGTATTGAGGAGTTTTTCTCAATACCCTCGGGGACAAACGTATTCAATAACGGCGCAGATCAATGTGTTGCACTAGCTAACTTGTATGAAGCTGGAGCATTGCAATACCCACTTCCATCTGGCATTCAGTCAGCCTTCCAATGGTGGACAGAGTTCTCTGCTAAACCGCCTCTGGTTGAGTTCTTCATTCAAGTATCTGAGAACCCGAAAAGGGGAGATATTTTTGTTGGCCGCTACGGACCATACCAGGCTGAAAATGGACACATTGGTGTTGTTGAACGTGACTGGGATGGGTCAACTTTCGGAACCATGGAAACAGGCTACTGGTCCGAAGGAAAGTCATACGTGAAGAGACTGAATAGAACTATGGACTATGTCCTTGGTTTTCTTCGGCCTAAAGTAAACATTTTCCCAACTGACGAAGAGGAACAAAACATGATTGTTATTGCACGCACAAACGCAGAGGGAAACATGTACGTGTATAACCTCGGTACTGATGTTGTTACGCACATTCCAGATGATTACCGCCTGGGAGTATTGAGAAAAAGTGGAATGCACCAATGGGATTTTGCTCAAGAAGCAGAGTTCAAGTCATTTCGTGAATGGTACAAAGACACTTTTTCTAACAGATCTTCTTCTATGTCAGGCATTGACACAGCTGCATTCAGTAAAGCAATTGCTAAGGCTGTCAATGATGAAATTGCTAAACGAATGAGTTCGTAA
- a CDS encoding YgfZ/GcvT domain-containing protein, which produces MADALSSASSSPLAELPAAIVGSTGVARAYGNTFSEQRALTAGTALVDLSHRGVIQLSGPERLSWLDSLLSQRLDSLKAGQSSEALLLDPHGHLQHAMRILEDGENTWLLVDEDRAPALTAWLIKMRFMKQVEIVDRSEELATIGYFADSIPEPIQPLVLNHTGTPVVWQDPWNQVSEGGWQYSADHPASQWNYAEAVIPREALTTLAQAAAVGDVILAGTDALEALRIAAWRPRITTEADENALPHEFDWLRSAVHLNKGCYRGQETVAKVHNLGHPPRRLVFLSLDGVAEVLPVTGDPVMDGENEVGHITAAARHYEEGMVALAILKRNTSVDAMLSVHSQGEVIPATQVVIVPPEAGRTANVPRLPRLGAVKRES; this is translated from the coding sequence ATGGCTGACGCATTATCGTCGGCATCCAGCTCACCCCTAGCTGAATTACCTGCTGCCATCGTTGGGAGCACTGGCGTTGCACGCGCCTATGGCAACACATTTAGTGAGCAGCGTGCACTCACCGCCGGCACAGCACTAGTGGATCTTTCACACCGCGGTGTTATCCAACTGTCGGGCCCTGAACGGTTGAGTTGGTTGGACTCCCTGCTGAGCCAACGCCTCGACAGCCTCAAAGCAGGACAGAGTTCAGAAGCTTTGCTTCTGGATCCTCATGGTCACCTCCAGCACGCCATGCGCATCCTCGAAGATGGCGAGAACACGTGGCTGCTAGTGGATGAAGACCGTGCTCCAGCACTGACAGCGTGGCTGATCAAAATGCGCTTTATGAAGCAGGTTGAGATCGTGGATCGCTCTGAGGAACTGGCCACTATTGGCTACTTCGCTGACTCCATACCTGAACCAATCCAGCCACTCGTGCTCAACCACACTGGAACCCCCGTGGTGTGGCAGGACCCGTGGAACCAGGTCAGCGAAGGCGGGTGGCAATATTCCGCAGACCACCCAGCAAGCCAGTGGAACTATGCCGAAGCAGTCATTCCCCGCGAAGCACTCACCACTCTTGCCCAGGCGGCTGCAGTCGGTGACGTCATTCTTGCCGGGACCGACGCCCTCGAAGCCCTGCGCATTGCCGCATGGCGTCCGCGCATCACCACCGAGGCAGACGAGAACGCCCTGCCACACGAATTCGACTGGCTTCGCTCAGCTGTTCACCTCAACAAAGGCTGCTACCGCGGACAAGAGACCGTGGCCAAAGTCCACAACCTTGGCCACCCACCCCGCCGCTTAGTGTTCCTCAGCCTGGACGGTGTTGCCGAAGTGCTTCCTGTAACCGGTGACCCGGTGATGGATGGCGAAAACGAGGTCGGCCACATCACTGCCGCAGCTCGCCACTATGAGGAGGGCATGGTTGCATTAGCCATCCTCAAACGCAACACCTCCGTCGACGCGATGCTCAGTGTGCACTCCCAAGGCGAGGTAATTCCTGCAACACAGGTCGTGATTGTTCCGCCTGAGGCAGGGCGCACAGCAAACGTTCCACGTTTGCCGCGCCTGGGCGCAGTCAAGCGCGAGAGCTAA
- a CDS encoding NUDIX hydrolase, whose translation MSSKPSATVYAAGAVLWRHIGDDIHVLVIHRTEHKDVSLPKGKVDPGETLPQTAVREIREETGIKVSLGVPLGATEYVMPNGKNKFVQYWAAEVTTKAIQKSKFVPNGEVAALEWLPLATARGELSYDPDKEILDNFAALVKEGVTKTFAVVVLRHAKATSPSDWRGEDSSRPLTERGLTQAHGIVRTITAWKPKRLVSSTAVRCKETITPTAKALGEDVKFTKKVSQDAYENGSSDVRSVVGDIVRKRKSAIVCTHGPVAPAVIREIALATGTPRTSALDEAGLLDTAAFSIVHLSSTHPSSGIIAVETHSSLL comes from the coding sequence ATGAGTTCCAAGCCTTCTGCCACGGTTTATGCGGCAGGCGCTGTCCTGTGGCGTCACATCGGTGACGATATTCATGTACTTGTTATTCACCGCACCGAACACAAGGATGTCTCACTGCCCAAGGGCAAGGTTGATCCGGGCGAAACACTTCCTCAAACGGCTGTTCGCGAGATTCGTGAAGAAACCGGCATCAAGGTTTCTCTCGGTGTTCCTCTTGGCGCAACTGAATACGTCATGCCCAATGGCAAGAACAAGTTTGTGCAGTATTGGGCTGCTGAAGTAACCACCAAAGCAATCCAGAAGTCTAAGTTTGTTCCCAACGGTGAAGTGGCTGCTTTGGAATGGCTCCCTCTTGCTACCGCCCGCGGTGAGCTCAGCTACGACCCGGATAAAGAAATCCTCGACAACTTTGCTGCCCTCGTGAAAGAAGGGGTTACCAAAACATTTGCTGTCGTAGTCTTGCGCCATGCCAAGGCCACCTCGCCGTCAGACTGGCGAGGAGAGGACTCCTCTCGCCCGCTGACCGAGCGAGGACTCACCCAAGCACACGGCATTGTCCGCACCATCACAGCTTGGAAGCCTAAGCGACTGGTATCGAGCACCGCAGTGCGCTGCAAGGAAACCATCACCCCCACCGCCAAAGCACTCGGTGAAGACGTGAAGTTCACGAAGAAAGTAAGCCAGGACGCCTACGAAAATGGCAGCTCCGATGTGCGCAGTGTTGTGGGAGATATCGTCCGCAAGCGCAAGAGTGCGATTGTCTGCACACACGGTCCGGTTGCCCCTGCCGTCATTCGTGAGATTGCCCTAGCAACAGGCACCCCTCGCACCTCGGCACTTGATGAGGCAGGCCTACTCGACACCGCAGCATTCAGCATCGTGCACCTCAGCTCAACGCACCCCTCCTCAGGCATCATTGCTGTGGAGACGCACTCGTCACTGCTGTAA